A region of Microtus ochrogaster isolate Prairie Vole_2 linkage group LG1, MicOch1.0, whole genome shotgun sequence DNA encodes the following proteins:
- the LOC101979313 gene encoding 17-beta-hydroxysteroid dehydrogenase 13: MHIILDLLLLVAIILYSYLESLVKFFIPQRRKSVAGQIVLITGAGHGIGRLTAHEFAKRKSRLVLWDINKRGVEETAAECRKLGATVHVFVVDCSNRMEIYNSVDQVKKEVGDVEIVINNAGAIYPADLLSTKDEEITKTFEVNILGHFWIIKALLPSMLRRNSGHIVTVASVCGHGVIPYLIPYCSSKFAAVGFHRALTAELETLGKTGIRTSCLCPVFVNTGFTKNPSTRLWPVLETSEVARSLMDGILTNKKMIFVPSYIGISLVLEKFLPERALKAIHRMQDIQFEAIVGHKIKMK; this comes from the exons ATGCACATCATCCTAGATCTTCTCCTGCTGGTGGCCATCATTCTCTACTCCTACTTGGAGTCGCTGGTAAAGTTCTTTATTCCCCAGAGAAGAAAATCTGTGGCTGGACAGATTGTTCTCATCACCGGGGCTGGACACGGAATAGGCAGGCTGACGGCTCATGAATTTGCAAAGCGGAAAAGCAGATTGGTCCTGTGGGACATCAATAAG CGCGGTGTTGAAGAAACTGCAGCCGAATGCCGGAAACTGGGGGCcactgtgcatgtgtttgtggtgGACTGCAGCAACCGGATGGAGATTTACAACTCTGTGGATCAG GTGAAGAAAGAAGTGGGTGACGTAGAAATCGTGATAAATAACGCAGGGGCGATATATCCAGCTGACCTTCTTAGCACCAAGGACGAGGAGATCACCAAAACTTTTGAGGTCAACATCCTAGGACATTTTTGG ATCATCAAAGCACTTCTCCCGTCGATGCTAAGAAGAAACTCTGGCCACATTGTCACAGTGGCTTCAGTGTGTGGCCACGGAGTGATCCCTTACCTCATCCCCTATTG CTCCAGCAAGTTTGCTGCTGTTGGCTTCCACCGAGCACTGACCGCAGAACTGGAAACCTTGGGGAAAACTGGTATCAGAACCTCGTGTCTGTGCCCTGTGTTCGTGAATACTGGCTTCACCAAAAACCCAAGTACAAG GTTGTGGCCTGTATTGGAGACCAGTGAAGTCGCAAGAAGTCTGATGGATGGAATACTGACCAACAAGAAGATGATCTTCGTCCCATCCTATATCGGCATTTCTCTAGTCCTGGAAAA